In the genome of Nocardia sp. NBC_00416, one region contains:
- a CDS encoding NAD-dependent epimerase/dehydratase family protein, with amino-acid sequence MGGVRVLLTGAAGFIGSHIHAALRAAGHDVIAVDLMLPAAHGPGAEPPVGVERVDVREAAGLDRLLSGVEVVCHQAAVVGAGVNAQDAPAYAGHNDYGTAVLLAAMERAGCARLVLASSMVVYGEGLYRGPAGVIEVAARGRADLAAGLFEHRHRGVDLEWAPVPEETASRPRSLYAASKVAQENYATAWAAATGGAVTALRYHNVYGPGMPRDTPYSGVAAIFRSALAAGRAPQVFEDGRQARDFVHVSDIAAANVAAIETTLPGFVALNICSGQPTTIGEVARTLAAAHGGPEPVVTGAVRPGDVRHIVADPTRARELLGFTAQVSPARGLVEFASAPLRPTAAGATIG; translated from the coding sequence ATCGGGGGCGTGCGAGTACTGCTGACCGGCGCGGCCGGATTCATCGGATCTCATATCCACGCCGCGCTGCGGGCGGCCGGACACGACGTGATCGCGGTCGACCTCATGTTGCCCGCGGCGCACGGTCCCGGCGCGGAACCGCCGGTCGGGGTGGAACGGGTGGACGTCCGCGAGGCCGCCGGGCTCGACCGTCTGCTGTCCGGTGTCGAGGTGGTGTGTCATCAGGCCGCCGTGGTGGGCGCCGGAGTGAACGCGCAGGACGCGCCGGCCTATGCCGGGCACAACGACTACGGCACCGCGGTGCTGCTGGCCGCCATGGAGCGGGCCGGATGCGCCCGGCTCGTCCTCGCCTCGTCGATGGTGGTGTACGGCGAGGGGCTCTACCGGGGGCCCGCGGGCGTGATCGAGGTGGCGGCCCGCGGGCGCGCGGATCTCGCGGCCGGTCTCTTCGAACACCGGCACCGCGGGGTGGATCTCGAATGGGCTCCGGTGCCGGAGGAGACGGCGTCGCGGCCGCGCAGTCTGTACGCGGCGAGCAAAGTGGCGCAGGAGAACTACGCGACCGCCTGGGCCGCGGCCACCGGCGGGGCGGTCACCGCGCTCCGATACCACAATGTTTACGGCCCCGGAATGCCCAGGGACACACCGTATTCCGGCGTCGCCGCGATATTCCGCTCCGCGCTGGCGGCCGGGCGGGCCCCGCAAGTCTTCGAAGACGGCCGTCAAGCCCGGGATTTCGTGCACGTCAGCGATATCGCCGCGGCGAATGTGGCCGCGATCGAGACCACGTTACCGGGATTCGTCGCGCTGAACATCTGCTCGGGGCAGCCGACCACCATCGGCGAAGTCGCCCGCACCCTCGCGGCGGCGCACGGCGGGCCCGAACCCGTGGTCACCGGCGCGGTGCGGCCGGGCGATGTCCGGCATATCGTCGCCGATCCGACGCGGGCCCGGGAACTGCTCGGATTCACCGCCCAGGTGTCCCCGGCCCGCGGTCTGGTCGAATTCGCCTCCGCGCCGCTGCGTCCGACGGCCGCGGGAGCGACCATCGGATGA
- a CDS encoding sensor histidine kinase encodes MPDDLPEIIGYTLACSLPVVIAGALALRALRDRSLTASTAVLVVIPTLATLAGITGVSGLMFTAEFRRTSIVLLLVAAVTVPAAILLGREQARKTVWEKQIREQERAAEQSRRELVAWVSHDLRTPLAGIRAMTEALSDGVVADPSDIARYAEQIGRETHRLSRMVDDLFEMSKISAGALRLDLEPLDLRELIDEIYAAHRATADRAGVGFTARQPTAPLPVSADDHALGRVLANLVSNAIAHTPPGGEVVITAGQSDGQVWTRVDDSGPGIAATDLPRIFEVAYRGTAARSPVADNGVPTGSGMGLAIAAGLVQAHRGAITAANRDIGCRFEIRLPAESG; translated from the coding sequence ATGCCCGATGACCTGCCGGAGATCATCGGCTACACGCTCGCCTGCTCGCTGCCGGTCGTGATCGCCGGGGCGCTCGCCCTGCGCGCGCTGCGCGACCGTTCACTCACGGCGAGTACGGCGGTGCTCGTGGTGATCCCGACCCTGGCCACGCTCGCCGGGATCACCGGAGTGAGCGGTTTGATGTTCACCGCGGAGTTCCGGCGCACCTCCATCGTGCTGCTGCTGGTTGCCGCCGTCACCGTGCCCGCGGCGATCCTGCTGGGCCGGGAACAGGCTCGGAAAACGGTCTGGGAGAAGCAGATCCGTGAACAGGAGCGGGCCGCCGAGCAGTCCCGCCGGGAGCTGGTCGCCTGGGTGAGCCACGACCTGCGGACCCCGCTGGCCGGGATCCGCGCGATGACCGAGGCGCTCAGCGACGGTGTGGTGGCCGACCCGTCCGATATCGCACGCTACGCCGAGCAGATCGGGCGGGAGACCCACCGGCTGTCCCGGATGGTCGACGACCTGTTCGAGATGTCGAAGATCTCGGCGGGCGCCCTGCGGCTCGATCTCGAACCGCTGGATCTGCGCGAACTCATCGACGAGATCTACGCCGCGCACCGCGCCACCGCCGACCGCGCCGGGGTCGGGTTCACCGCCCGCCAGCCCACCGCCCCGCTGCCCGTGTCCGCCGACGACCATGCACTGGGCCGGGTGCTGGCCAATCTGGTGTCCAATGCCATCGCGCATACTCCGCCCGGCGGTGAGGTGGTGATCACGGCCGGACAGTCCGACGGACAGGTCTGGACCCGGGTGGACGACTCCGGGCCCGGTATCGCCGCCACCGACCTCCCGCGGATCTTCGAGGTCGCCTACCGCGGCACCGCGGCCCGCTCCCCGGTGGCGGACAACGGGGTTCCCACCGGCAGCGGTATGGGCCTGGCCATCGCCGCCGGCCTGGTACAGGCACACCGGGGCGCGATCACCGCGGCGAACCGGGATATCGGCTGTCGCTTCGAGATCCGCCTACCGGCCGAATCGGGGTAG
- a CDS encoding response regulator transcription factor: protein MCILVADDDPVVREVVRRYLERDGRTVLETGDGRAAHAALTRVGEPDQVELAVLDVMMPEPNGIELCRAIRAGDRPHIPIILLTALGDEDDRILGLEAGADDYVTKPFSPRELALRVASVLRRARGVPVGDQEPLCAGPVTVHPSAQVVLVGDMPMSLTPREFDLLVFLLRNPGRVFSRESLLEQVWGWDFGDLSTVTVHIKRLRAKLGAHHRIDTVWGRGYAWGRTEITAERLDAR, encoded by the coding sequence ATGTGCATACTCGTGGCCGACGACGACCCGGTGGTCCGGGAAGTGGTGCGCCGGTATCTGGAACGCGACGGCCGCACGGTGCTCGAGACCGGCGACGGTCGCGCCGCGCACGCCGCGCTGACCCGCGTCGGCGAGCCGGACCAGGTGGAGCTGGCGGTACTGGACGTCATGATGCCGGAGCCGAACGGTATCGAACTCTGCCGTGCGATCCGGGCCGGCGACCGGCCCCATATCCCGATAATCCTGCTCACCGCCCTGGGCGACGAGGACGACCGGATACTCGGCCTGGAAGCGGGCGCCGACGACTATGTCACCAAACCGTTCAGCCCGCGTGAGCTCGCGCTACGGGTCGCCTCGGTGCTGCGGCGCGCACGCGGCGTCCCGGTCGGCGACCAGGAGCCGCTGTGCGCCGGTCCCGTCACGGTGCACCCGTCCGCGCAGGTGGTGCTCGTCGGTGATATGCCGATGTCGCTGACTCCGCGCGAATTCGACCTGCTGGTCTTCCTGCTCCGCAATCCCGGCCGGGTGTTCAGCCGGGAGAGCCTGCTGGAGCAGGTGTGGGGCTGGGACTTCGGGGATCTGTCGACGGTGACCGTCCACATCAAACGACTCCGCGCCAAACTCGGCGCACACCACCGGATCGACACCGTCTGGGGTCGCGGTTATGCCTGGGGCCGTACCGAGATCACCGCGGAGCGCCTCGATGCCCGATGA
- a CDS encoding glycosyltransferase family 2 protein, with product MPTDHCEPAGVTVVIPCRNEAEALPAVLAAVPAGYQSIVVDNGSTDGTAAVAVASGARVVTEPCPGYGAAVQAGIAAARTELVAVLDGDGSMDPGELPGLVAAVRDGADLAVGRRRPVTGGVWPWHTRLGNSVVAHRLRRRYGLPVHDIGAMRVAGRDRLESLGRLHDRFGYPLELLVRAAAAEWDVREVDISYRARAGGVSKVSGSARGSLRATRDFLAVLR from the coding sequence ATGCCGACAGACCACTGCGAACCGGCCGGGGTCACCGTGGTGATCCCGTGCCGGAACGAAGCCGAAGCGTTGCCGGCGGTGCTCGCCGCCGTTCCGGCCGGGTACCAGTCGATCGTGGTCGACAACGGTTCGACCGACGGCACTGCGGCCGTCGCCGTCGCATCCGGCGCACGGGTGGTCACCGAGCCGTGTCCCGGATACGGCGCCGCGGTTCAGGCCGGGATCGCCGCGGCCCGCACCGAACTCGTCGCGGTGCTCGACGGCGACGGATCCATGGATCCGGGGGAACTGCCCGGTCTGGTCGCGGCCGTGCGGGACGGCGCCGATCTGGCGGTCGGCCGCCGTCGTCCGGTGACCGGTGGCGTCTGGCCGTGGCACACCCGGCTCGGCAACAGTGTCGTCGCGCACCGGCTGCGGCGCCGCTACGGGCTGCCGGTGCACGATATCGGCGCCATGCGGGTCGCGGGGCGGGACCGGCTGGAATCGCTGGGGCGGTTGCACGATCGTTTCGGGTACCCCCTCGAACTGCTCGTGCGGGCCGCCGCGGCGGAGTGGGACGTGCGCGAGGTCGATATCAGTTACCGGGCGCGGGCCGGGGGCGTGTCGAAGGTGTCCGGGTCGGCGCGGGGATCGCTGCGGGCGACCCGGGATTTCCTGGCGGTCCTGCGATGA
- a CDS encoding TIGR04282 family arsenosugar biosynthesis glycosyltransferase, with product MSAPDASRADAALLPVTVLIVAKAPVAGYAKTRLTPPLTPVQAAQVAAAALLDTLDAVRDCPVAHRVVAFTGDLDAAERGAEISGELADFEMVPQRGTGFGVRLANAHADAARPGLPVLQIGMDTPQLGSRVLADAARALVAGADALLGPATDGGWWGLGLSDPRAARLLAEVPMSTPRTGEHTRGALRTSGYRVELLPTFTDVDHFADAVRVAADCSGRFAADCSGRFAAAVGALDAGRVAR from the coding sequence ATGAGCGCTCCGGACGCGTCCCGCGCCGATGCTGCGCTCCTGCCGGTGACCGTCCTGATCGTGGCCAAGGCGCCGGTCGCCGGGTACGCCAAGACCCGGCTGACCCCGCCGCTGACGCCGGTGCAGGCCGCTCAGGTGGCGGCCGCGGCGCTGCTCGACACCCTCGACGCGGTCCGGGACTGCCCGGTCGCCCACCGGGTGGTGGCGTTCACCGGAGACCTCGACGCTGCCGAGCGTGGCGCCGAGATATCCGGCGAACTGGCCGATTTCGAGATGGTTCCGCAGCGTGGGACGGGATTCGGGGTGCGGCTGGCCAATGCGCATGCCGACGCCGCGCGCCCGGGGCTGCCGGTACTGCAGATCGGTATGGACACGCCGCAGCTGGGTTCCCGGGTACTCGCCGACGCCGCCCGCGCGCTGGTCGCCGGCGCCGACGCGCTGCTGGGTCCGGCGACCGACGGAGGCTGGTGGGGGCTGGGCCTGTCCGATCCGCGGGCCGCCCGCTTGCTCGCCGAGGTGCCCATGTCCACCCCGCGAACCGGGGAACACACCCGCGGCGCGTTGCGGACGAGCGGATACCGGGTGGAACTGCTGCCCACCTTCACCGACGTCGACCACTTCGCCGACGCGGTACGGGTCGCGGCCGACTGTTCCGGTCGCTTCGCCGCGGACTGTTCCGGTCGCTTCGCCGCCGCGGTCGGGGCGCTCGACGCCGGCCGGGTCGCGCGGTGA
- a CDS encoding class I SAM-dependent methyltransferase gives MIGRFDPALTGRDCWIRTAAGDRVPLPTRRWLGGDRTTAVDRHVDSALVGCCDGPTVDLGCGPGRLVETLCRRGVVALGVDISPTAIAVTRHRGAPAVARDIFGPLPGDGRWHYALLADGNIGIGGDPRRILRRVSGLLRPGGLAIVEFSCPGTGISVQRIRLETRTEAGDWFPWAEAGIDHAAGLAGETGFDLLTTADISGRHIAWLRSGAPR, from the coding sequence GTGATCGGCCGGTTCGATCCGGCTCTCACCGGGCGGGACTGCTGGATCCGCACGGCCGCCGGCGACCGCGTCCCGCTCCCGACCCGGCGCTGGCTGGGCGGCGACCGCACCACCGCCGTCGATCGGCATGTGGACTCCGCCCTGGTCGGTTGCTGTGACGGGCCGACGGTGGACCTCGGCTGCGGACCGGGCCGGCTCGTGGAGACATTGTGCCGCCGGGGCGTGGTCGCGCTCGGGGTGGATATCTCACCCACCGCGATCGCCGTCACCCGCCACCGCGGCGCCCCCGCGGTGGCGCGCGATATCTTCGGTCCGCTACCCGGTGACGGCCGCTGGCACTACGCGTTGCTGGCCGACGGGAACATCGGCATCGGCGGGGATCCACGTCGTATCCTGCGTCGCGTCTCCGGACTGCTCCGGCCGGGCGGCTTGGCGATCGTCGAATTCTCCTGCCCCGGCACGGGTATCAGCGTCCAGCGGATCCGGCTGGAAACCCGCACTGAGGCCGGTGACTGGTTTCCGTGGGCGGAGGCCGGGATCGATCACGCGGCCGGGTTGGCGGGCGAGACCGGTTTCGACCTGCTCACCACGGCGGATATCTCCGGACGCCATATCGCGTGGTTGCGCAGCGGCGCACCGCGGTGA
- a CDS encoding nucleoside deaminase, producing MTITAHDVDHLRRCVELAREALAAGDQPFGSLLVSGDGTVLFEDRNRVRDGDATRHPEFEISRWAANHLDPAGRAAATVYTSGEHCPMCAASHGWVGLGRIVFATSGGQLAGWLREWGAPAAPVAVLPITQIVPGARTEGPVPEFEHEVRALYRDCFAPDTPG from the coding sequence ATGACGATCACCGCACACGATGTGGATCACCTACGCCGCTGTGTCGAACTGGCCCGGGAGGCGCTGGCCGCGGGCGACCAGCCGTTCGGATCGCTGCTCGTCTCCGGCGACGGGACGGTGCTGTTCGAAGACCGCAACCGGGTGCGGGACGGCGACGCGACACGGCATCCGGAATTCGAGATCTCGCGCTGGGCGGCGAACCACCTCGACCCGGCCGGCCGCGCGGCGGCGACCGTCTACACCTCCGGCGAACACTGCCCGATGTGCGCCGCGAGCCACGGCTGGGTCGGGCTCGGCCGCATCGTGTTCGCGACCTCGGGTGGTCAGCTCGCCGGGTGGTTGCGCGAATGGGGCGCACCGGCCGCGCCCGTCGCCGTCCTGCCGATCACCCAGATCGTTCCGGGCGCCCGCACCGAGGGTCCGGTCCCCGAGTTCGAGCACGAGGTCCGCGCGCTCTACCGCGACTGTTTCGCCCCGGACACACCCGGATGA
- a CDS encoding cutinase family protein → MAFRSSYLVRCRTYLAQHRIASAVAAPAALGVVAAVAAAYSVTSPAQQADTQLKASVTECHDMVTISVAGRGDTPATGTTAMLVGADGKPLPAALSGDHSSEWVDPVVNAPADDVDPGSYAAVYIAYPANMATYEDAVTTGVANTQQVMREIAQACPDTQFAIVGYSEGADVVRRVAMEIGHQEQQDGGYGIVDPNKVTGVVILADSGRSAGDGPFPGAQNPYGNPDGFDQSYQNGGTAVPGRGAVAGTGGDFGALNGKIASFCSDGDLTCAAPENIALLQLVVNVARQMNVDALEREGLTPATGQDVAVALSRVALAALADIESQPNWMASDETFLEVLLRVSDPAYVPGSNTPAPAAADSIASDQMSPLAYLPQKVFNEIVGLIVTNQNTIPVILSDPYKLTLGPNATGHHFDYWRDADPGNGKTLTSAEYAAAWLTHLAKQAQAGQPVTTTATPTPEDLDDAYRAAAATSTAPTSAPTTTTAAPTTSGTAPTTSQSPTGSATTPPTVEPTTTPEPSTTEPTTGEPSTTAPTTAPTEAVTATTPVAPEPTTAPVPSPTGPAPTQVAGTSTTQTSAPRPSGTFAETSR, encoded by the coding sequence ATGGCTTTCCGAAGTAGTTACCTCGTGCGCTGCCGCACCTACCTCGCGCAGCACCGAATCGCCTCGGCGGTCGCCGCCCCGGCCGCCCTCGGCGTGGTGGCGGCGGTGGCCGCCGCCTATTCGGTGACCTCGCCGGCACAGCAGGCGGATACACAGTTGAAGGCCTCGGTCACCGAGTGCCACGACATGGTGACCATCTCGGTCGCCGGCCGCGGTGACACCCCGGCCACGGGCACCACCGCGATGCTGGTCGGGGCCGACGGCAAACCGCTGCCCGCCGCGCTGTCCGGCGACCACAGCAGCGAATGGGTCGACCCGGTGGTCAACGCCCCCGCCGATGACGTGGACCCCGGCTCGTACGCCGCCGTGTACATCGCCTACCCGGCGAATATGGCCACCTACGAGGACGCGGTCACCACCGGTGTGGCCAACACCCAGCAGGTGATGCGCGAGATCGCGCAGGCCTGCCCCGATACGCAGTTCGCGATCGTCGGCTACAGCGAGGGCGCCGACGTGGTCCGCCGGGTCGCGATGGAGATCGGGCACCAGGAGCAGCAGGACGGCGGCTACGGGATCGTCGACCCGAACAAGGTCACCGGCGTGGTCATCCTCGCCGACTCCGGCCGCTCGGCGGGCGACGGACCGTTCCCCGGCGCGCAGAACCCCTACGGCAACCCGGACGGCTTCGATCAGTCGTACCAGAACGGCGGCACCGCGGTCCCGGGCCGTGGCGCGGTGGCCGGCACCGGCGGCGACTTCGGCGCGCTGAACGGCAAGATCGCGTCCTTCTGCTCCGACGGCGACCTCACCTGTGCGGCGCCGGAGAACATCGCGCTGCTGCAACTGGTGGTCAATGTGGCGCGGCAGATGAATGTCGACGCGCTCGAACGCGAGGGGCTCACCCCGGCGACCGGACAGGATGTCGCGGTCGCGCTGAGCCGGGTCGCGCTCGCGGCGCTCGCCGATATCGAGTCGCAGCCGAACTGGATGGCCAGTGACGAGACCTTCCTCGAGGTGCTGCTGCGGGTCTCGGATCCGGCCTACGTGCCCGGGTCGAACACCCCCGCCCCGGCGGCCGCGGATTCCATCGCCAGCGATCAGATGTCGCCGCTGGCCTATCTGCCGCAGAAGGTGTTCAACGAGATCGTCGGACTGATCGTGACGAACCAGAACACCATCCCGGTGATCCTGTCGGACCCCTACAAGCTCACCCTCGGCCCGAACGCCACCGGTCACCACTTCGACTACTGGCGCGACGCCGACCCGGGCAACGGCAAGACGCTGACCTCGGCCGAGTACGCCGCGGCGTGGCTCACCCACTTGGCGAAACAGGCGCAGGCCGGGCAGCCGGTGACCACGACCGCGACCCCGACCCCCGAAGACCTCGACGACGCGTACCGCGCGGCGGCCGCCACCTCGACCGCGCCGACGAGCGCTCCGACCACCACGACGGCCGCGCCGACCACGAGCGGCACCGCGCCGACCACCTCGCAGTCTCCGACCGGTTCCGCCACTACGCCGCCGACCGTCGAGCCGACGACCACCCCCGAACCGTCCACCACCGAGCCCACGACCGGGGAGCCGTCGACGACCGCGCCCACGACGGCGCCCACCGAGGCCGTGACCGCGACCACCCCGGTGGCGCCCGAACCGACGACCGCTCCGGTTCCTTCGCCCACCGGTCCGGCGCCGACCCAGGTCGCCGGAACCAGCACCACGCAGACATCGGCCCCGCGGCCGAGCGGCACTTTCGCGGAAACGTCGCGCTGA
- a CDS encoding putative glycoside hydrolase produces MRFRAADRKRLAALAFGVLLVVLLAAAGIGAGRSPAPGLPLTGLPPGPVGAAALKDLAIRVDARGHDPHAVELAVDGAAVTGRVEGDSVVYHPEGLADGEHTFTAEIPRGAPIGWVRGGPAATATFTVDTAAPELEVAQPDTVASYRDPVTVRGRAPDAARVSIGAETVTPGPDGSFETELSHHPSGSEVVAVDAAGNATSRALTTGIDLPRMRAVHVTAYAWSDDGMRESVLDMARQGRIDTVQLDIKDEDGMVGYDSKVPLARTTGAATPIYEARAALRQLHEMGVQVVGRIVAFRDPALAGWAWHHGRPDWVVQDPSGQPYSSHYGAIAFTNFAHAEVRAYNIALAVEAAELGFDGIMYDYVRRPDGSLSSMRFPGLTGPATAGVAGFLKQSREPVHSAGAHLSAAVYGIAASRPDQIAQDISLIAKQVDFVAPMIYPSHWNTGEYGVADPNNQPYDIVAAALRDFQTVTKGTGAKVIPWLQDFSLGADYGDAQVRAQIDATNRAGIDSFFLWSPSVSYHAGALAPK; encoded by the coding sequence ATGCGGTTCCGGGCTGCCGATCGTAAACGGTTGGCGGCCTTGGCCTTCGGTGTTCTCTTGGTAGTACTACTGGCCGCGGCCGGGATAGGGGCCGGCAGATCCCCGGCCCCGGGGCTCCCGCTGACCGGTCTACCGCCCGGCCCGGTCGGCGCGGCCGCGCTGAAAGATCTGGCGATCCGCGTGGACGCGCGCGGCCACGACCCGCACGCGGTGGAACTCGCGGTGGACGGCGCGGCGGTGACCGGCCGGGTCGAGGGCGATTCGGTCGTGTACCACCCGGAGGGACTGGCCGACGGCGAGCACACCTTCACCGCGGAGATCCCGCGCGGCGCCCCGATCGGCTGGGTGCGCGGCGGCCCGGCCGCGACGGCGACCTTCACCGTCGACACCGCCGCACCCGAGCTGGAAGTGGCGCAGCCCGATACCGTCGCGTCCTATCGCGACCCGGTCACCGTCCGCGGCCGGGCACCCGACGCCGCACGCGTCTCGATCGGTGCGGAGACGGTGACACCCGGACCGGACGGCAGTTTCGAGACCGAGCTGTCCCATCATCCCTCCGGTTCCGAAGTGGTGGCCGTGGACGCGGCGGGCAACGCGACCAGCCGGGCGCTGACTACCGGAATCGACCTGCCCCGGATGCGCGCGGTCCACGTCACCGCGTACGCCTGGTCGGACGACGGGATGCGCGAATCCGTCCTCGATATGGCGCGGCAGGGTCGTATCGATACCGTCCAGCTCGATATCAAGGACGAGGACGGGATGGTCGGTTACGACTCGAAGGTTCCGCTCGCCCGCACCACCGGCGCCGCCACCCCGATCTACGAGGCGCGGGCCGCACTGCGGCAGCTGCACGAGATGGGTGTGCAGGTGGTCGGCCGGATCGTGGCCTTCCGCGACCCGGCCCTCGCGGGCTGGGCGTGGCACCACGGCCGCCCGGATTGGGTGGTCCAGGATCCGTCCGGGCAGCCGTACTCCAGCCACTACGGCGCGATCGCGTTCACCAATTTCGCCCATGCCGAGGTGCGCGCGTACAACATCGCGCTGGCCGTCGAGGCCGCGGAACTGGGCTTCGACGGGATCATGTACGACTACGTCCGCCGCCCGGACGGCAGTCTGTCGAGTATGCGGTTCCCCGGGCTCACCGGTCCGGCGACCGCGGGCGTCGCCGGATTCCTGAAGCAGAGCCGGGAGCCGGTGCACAGCGCGGGCGCCCATCTCAGCGCGGCCGTCTACGGCATCGCCGCCTCCCGGCCCGACCAGATCGCCCAGGACATCTCACTCATCGCGAAGCAGGTGGATTTCGTCGCCCCGATGATCTACCCCTCGCACTGGAACACCGGCGAGTACGGCGTGGCCGATCCCAACAACCAGCCCTACGACATCGTCGCGGCGGCACTGCGGGATTTCCAGACCGTGACCAAGGGCACGGGCGCGAAGGTGATCCCCTGGCTACAGGATTTCAGTCTGGGCGCGGATTATGGAGATGCCCAGGTCAGAGCTCAGATCGATGCCACCAATAGGGCCGGGATCGACAGCTTCTTCCTGTGGAGTCCCAGCGTCTCCTACCACGCGGGGGCACTGGCCCCGAAGTGA
- a CDS encoding polysaccharide deacetylase family protein, protein MVRFPGIFVRVVVSALVCAAATACGAATEATPAQPAPAPPAPPPVTTPPLPDPATVGADELGRVPILMYHQLSAQPAGEYDQTPAEFRAELNRLHHEGYRPITAAQYAAGAVDIPAGTHPVVLTFDDSTTSQLRFTAAGTPAPDCAVAILEEFAAAHPDFPARATFYVTDDPFGGDPRALPWLARHGYEIGSHTATHQDLGALDAGGVQRELAQNVRSITAAAPGTEVRTMALPLGSSPSDPGLAVAGSWGGTAYRFGAVMLVGANPAPAPFAGVDPTAVPRIRSGLGAVPFDSAYWLDELAANPEGRYTSDGNPDRISFPRSSADRLDPRWAGQAAPY, encoded by the coding sequence ATGGTGCGATTCCCGGGGATATTTGTACGGGTGGTCGTCTCGGCGCTGGTCTGCGCGGCGGCCACTGCCTGCGGCGCGGCGACCGAAGCGACTCCGGCGCAGCCCGCACCGGCGCCTCCCGCACCGCCCCCGGTGACCACCCCGCCGCTGCCGGACCCGGCGACAGTCGGCGCCGACGAGTTGGGCCGGGTGCCGATCCTCATGTACCACCAGCTGTCGGCGCAGCCCGCCGGCGAATACGACCAGACACCCGCGGAGTTCCGCGCCGAGCTGAACCGCCTGCACCACGAGGGCTACCGTCCGATCACCGCCGCCCAGTACGCCGCGGGCGCGGTGGACATCCCGGCCGGAACACATCCGGTGGTACTCACCTTCGACGACTCCACGACCAGTCAGTTGCGGTTCACCGCCGCGGGAACCCCGGCCCCGGACTGCGCGGTCGCGATCCTGGAGGAGTTCGCCGCCGCCCACCCGGATTTCCCGGCCCGCGCGACCTTCTACGTCACCGACGACCCGTTCGGCGGGGACCCCCGCGCATTGCCCTGGCTGGCCCGGCACGGCTACGAGATCGGTTCGCATACCGCGACCCACCAGGATCTCGGTGCGCTGGACGCCGGGGGAGTGCAGCGCGAACTGGCCCAGAACGTCCGCTCGATCACCGCCGCCGCCCCGGGAACCGAGGTGCGCACCATGGCCCTGCCGCTCGGCTCGTCCCCGTCCGATCCGGGCCTGGCCGTGGCCGGCAGCTGGGGCGGGACGGCCTACCGGTTCGGGGCCGTCATGCTGGTCGGCGCGAATCCCGCCCCCGCACCGTTCGCCGGCGTGGATCCCACCGCGGTGCCCAGGATCCGCTCCGGCCTCGGCGCGGTGCCGTTCGATTCGGCGTACTGGCTCGACGAACTGGCGGCGAATCCCGAGGGTCGCTACACCTCCGACGGGAATCCGGACCGCATCTCGTTCCCGCGCTCCTCGGCGGACCGGCTCGACCCGCGCTGGGCCGGACAGGCGGCCCCGTACTGA
- a CDS encoding methyltransferase domain-containing protein, whose product MSHTPGAERYTPGHDTFALGFMAARTAATHARFFLPHLSPGTTLLDLGCGPGTITADLAAAIAPGHVLGIDQQAAQLCSARALARQRGLTNVRFREGSCYDIPLDDRSVDHVFSHALMEHLAHPAQALAEIRRVLRPGGTVGLCSPDWGGFLLSPPCDDAVSAYTRLQQANGGDPFVGRKLGEYLLEAGFEQCHLDAHYERYADPARIAGYLAVQLEAAEQTTHARRLRDWATSPSAMFAQAWVTAVAARPH is encoded by the coding sequence ATGAGCCACACTCCCGGAGCCGAACGCTACACACCCGGCCACGACACCTTCGCCCTCGGATTCATGGCGGCAAGAACAGCCGCGACGCACGCACGGTTCTTCCTGCCGCACCTGTCTCCGGGAACGACCTTGCTGGATCTGGGATGCGGGCCGGGCACCATCACCGCCGACCTGGCCGCCGCCATCGCACCGGGACACGTTCTCGGAATCGACCAACAAGCCGCCCAACTCTGCAGTGCACGCGCCCTCGCGCGACAGAGAGGCCTCACCAACGTCCGATTCCGGGAGGGATCCTGCTACGACATCCCGCTGGACGACAGATCGGTCGACCACGTCTTCTCCCACGCCCTGATGGAACACCTCGCCCACCCGGCCCAGGCCCTGGCCGAGATCCGGCGGGTGCTGCGCCCCGGCGGCACGGTCGGACTCTGCAGCCCCGACTGGGGCGGCTTCCTGCTGAGCCCGCCCTGTGACGACGCCGTCAGCGCCTACACTCGCCTGCAGCAAGCCAACGGCGGAGACCCCTTCGTCGGCCGCAAACTCGGCGAGTATCTGCTCGAAGCGGGATTCGAGCAGTGTCACCTCGACGCCCACTACGAACGCTATGCCGACCCGGCCCGCATCGCGGGCTATCTCGCGGTCCAACTCGAGGCCGCGGAGCAGACCACCCACGCTCGTCGGCTTCGCGACTGGGCCACCAGCCCAAGTGCGATGTTCGCTCAAGCATGGGTCACCGCCGTCGCCGCACGACCCCACTGA